acactaATACTATATACAatacacagaaatatacacTAATACTATGCAatacacagaaatatacacTAATACTATATACAATACACAAAAATATACAcaaataatatacaatatactatgtgtgtgtgtgtgtgtgtgtgtgtgtgtgtgtgtgtgtgtgtgtgttaccgtgGCGTACTGTCTCCAGGAAGTGTGTGTCCAGCAGCTCGTAGAGCGGGAGCTTCCTGATCAGGTAGAAGGAGCTGAAGGTGTTGAGGGCGGAGTCCAGGTGAGAGGGGGCGGAGCTACACTCAGGTAGcagcacacacacctgcagacagGACGCAGCAGTTAACTAGACCGACTTCATATTCCTCACATGTTCCCTCACtgaacaatatataaaaacagctGACTGGCTCCGTTAGTCTGCAGACAGGACGCAGTAATCTACTgcgctggaatgtaactaagtacatgtactccagtacttgagtccaaatgttgaggtacttgtactttatttgagtcttttcttttcatgccactttctacttctactccactacattcatctgttacagctttagttactagttactttagttactccgctacattcatctgctacagctttagttactagttactttagttactcactacattcatctgttccagctttagttactagttactttagttactcactacattcatctgttacagctttagttactagttactttagttactccactacattcatctgttacagctttagttactagttactttagttactccactacattcatctgttacagctttagttactagttactttagttactccactacattcatctgttacagctttagttactagttactttagttactcactacattcatctgttccagctttagttactagttactttagttactcactacattcatctgttacagctttagttactagttactttagttactccactacattcatctgttacagctttagttactagttactttagttactccactacattcatctgttacagctttagttactagttactttagttactagttactttttgcacagaaaacacacacagacagacactataAAATCTGATGTAGTATTATCATTTACACTGCAGGACTTGTAGTACTTATACAGTgttgtatttgtacttttactgaagtaacgtcttcactgcaggacttttactgtaacagagtattttcacagtgaggtattagtacttgtactgcagtaatctgaTTACCGACTCGTTACCTTGTAGTTAAAGTGCAGCTGGTCCAGCTGAGAGCTGATCCGGTTCTTCTGGTCCAGGAAACTGGACCGTTCCGAGACCAGCAGGTTCCGGGGAGTCCGCTCCAGATCCGGGGACATCTTTCACACTTTGACCCTCCTTTACTGCAACCAGAGACGGCTtcgaacacacaaacacgccgCTGTAGCCGCGGAGGAGCTAACACGCTAACACGCGAcagcacacttcctgtctcaggTTTTCAACATAAAAGCTTCGAGaggaacattttttattttcatttaaaattatatatatatacaaaaaatatgGGTCAAAATTCTTCAAAATATTATAAAGGATCAGGTGCATACAGGAAGTAATAACAACGTTTAaaaccaaataaaataaataaatgaaaggggGAAAATAAAGCTTTATTCTTAAATAAAATGAGTTTCACAACATTACTTTCTCTAAATAGGAACTGCTTTTTTCACGtattttcatctatttatttattttcattccatatttattttatcaaaataaataaaatcgtTATTATTTTCAGTACAAAGTTTcaggttttcaaaataaaagcttcaaGGTgaaatttaaacattaaaagttGAAGGAagtgtttaaaatgtatatttagtGAATTATTAATAGATTTGCTCTTCTtcaaactgttgttgttgttgttgttgttgttttggacGAATTAAAGTTGTATTAATTGTATTAATTTAAGGGATAAAATCATTCAACTCCATTCCAGAATGCAAACCTTAAAATAACTTGAATTAACAGTAAatacactttcttttattgtgaaagggtGTGATCGtgaaagtgttttattttgaaaggacgGCCGCGCTGAGCAGCAGTTCGCTAAACCAACTCCGTCCTCTCGCTCGCCGTAGTGACGCGTTCAGACCAGGAAGTGAAGACTGCACGCTGCCGTGTGAGGAGGCGAGGATCTGCTTGGATCGGTTTAGCTCGGTTTGGCCCGGTTCGGACCGGGTTTAGTTCTGTGTTTTTGGGGTTTAGTGTCGGGTCTCTGTCAGTGTGTGACGTCATGTCGGCGGTGGGCTGTGTACCTGGACAGTTTGATGACGTAGACGAGGACAGGTGAGACccgtctgttgttgttgttgttgttgttgttgttgtttactacCTGTCTGTTTACTGCAACAGCTCGAGGTTACTAATGGAGTTTCTGAccgttattatattattatactattatcttatcttattatctatatatatatagatatatatatatatatctatatatatatatctgtatatatatatatatatatatatatatatatctatatatatatatatatatatatatatatagatatatatatatagatatatatatatatatatatctatatatatctgtatatgtatatatgatatatatatatatatatatatatacatatatatacatatacagatatatctgtatatgtatatatatgtatatatatatatctatatatatatatagatatatatatatctgtatatgtatatatatgtatatatatatagatatatagatatatatctgtatatgtatatatatgtatatatatatagatatatagatatatatctgtatatgtatatatatgtatatatatagatatatatctgtatatgtatatatatgtatatatatatatatagatatagatatagtcTTATAGTCTAAACGATGGAGCAGATTGAGTTCtttaaatgtaacaaagtagaaacagctgttattacagacagacagagagagacagacagacagagagagagagagagagagagacagacagagagagacagacagacagacagagagagagacaggcagacagacagtttaCAGAAACATAAAACTAGATGTAGATTTGACCCTCTGTTTTCGACCACCTTTACTCACCTGCATTGCTGTCATATGTGTTTACACTATTGTTACTATTCACCTGCCCAGGTATGATCAACCGTTATTTCTTCCAACCTTTGTTGCCACACAAATCTACTGATCTACTTCACTATCTAGACCACTAACTGTATATTCACTCTTTACTACATTCAGCATGTATCTAGACTGTCTAGTCATATACATAGTGTTATaactactatactataactacctcactaactagaccactaGACTATTGTCTTTACACCATCTCAGCAGTGATATAGACTCTCTGTTCATGTATAGTACACATCCATCTACGTACCTACACCTCACTACGTACCACCATTTGTAATGTCCACTTATTCTGCACTTTATGCagcctattgtattctgtgttcTTGTATTATATTGAATGTAAACTATTTGTTGTCTCCTACGCTTGTCTTGGCCAGGTCTCCGTTGTTAATGAGAACCTATTCTCAACGGATTACCTggttaaatacataaaatgtatgTAGATGTAAAGTTATGATCTTGTGTCGTCGTCCTCTAACAGCTGTTGAGATGAACACATGGTGATGATGTCATATTCAGAGAATAACGTGGAGCTGATTGATATCATCAGCTGATCTTTTAGAGATTagagagattctcagagaactacCACCCTAAACAATCCTCAGAGATCTTTatcatgtttacattaagaactgaGGCTGGAATCATATCCTAACACATATTAAaagatgtatttatatatatatatatatatatatatatatatatatatatatatatatatatatatatatatgttattttAACCCAGGAATACGTAGTGATGATGTTTCTCTCTACAGCGTCCAATCAGAGAGTCGGATCTGTGATGATGTCACTCTGCAGCCGCCATCAGACcgacaggaagaggaagaggagtattatgatgaagatgatgatgaagatgatgatgaggagtggGCGTGGCGTTCAGCCGGAGATCTGACCAAACGCTACAACGCTCTGAGCTGTCAGGTGACTCAGCGAGCCCTCTGATTGGCTATGAGAGAATCAATCAATGTTTATGTAGTGTCTGGAGGCTAACTCATCAGCTGACTGGTTCTGATCAGCTGACTGGTTCTGATCAGCTGACTGGTTCTGATCAGCTGACTGGTTGTGATTGATCAGCTGACTGGTTCTGATCAGCTGACTGGTTGTGATTGATCAGCTGACTGGTTGTGATTGATCAGCTGACTGGTTCTGATTGGTTTTGTTTTCAGTCCAACAGACAGAATCCGTCCAATAAGATGCTGCCGTCGGCTCCATCGGACAAATCTCTGAGGAAGTACGAACACAAGATCAACctgggtaacacacacacacacacacacacacacacacacacacacacacacacacagacacacacgcacacacacacacacacacacacagacacacacacacacacacacacacacacacacacacacacacacacacacacacacacacacacacacacacagacacacacatacacagagacacacacgcatgcacgcgcacacacacacacacacacacacacacacacacacacattatattacACCAGTTATTACACCAGTTATTACACCAGTTGTGACACCAGTTATTACACCAGTTATTATACCAGTTATTACACCAGTTATGATACCAGTTATTACACCAGTTATTACACCAGTTATTACACCAGTTATTACACCAGTTATTACACCAGTTATTATACCAGTTATTACACCAGTTATGATACCAGTTATTACACCAGTTATTACACCAGTTATTACACCAGTTATTACATCAGTTATTACACCAGTTATACCAGTTATTATAACCAGTTATTATACCAATTATAACCAGTTATTACACCAGTTATTACACCAGTTATTACACAAGTTATTATACCAGTTATTATACCAGTTATTACACCAGTTATTACACCAGTTGTGACACCAGTTATTACACCAGTTATTATACCAGTTGTGACACCAGTTGTGACACCAGTTATTACACCAGTTATTACACCAATTATACCAGTTATTACACCAGTTATTACACCAAGTATACCACCAGTTATTATACCAGTTATTACACCAGTTATTATACCAGTTATTACACCAGTTATTACACCAGTTATTACACCAATTATACCACCAGTTATTACACCAGTTATTATACCAGTTATTACAGCAGTTATTATACCAGTTATTACACCAGTTATTATACCAGTTATTACAGCAGTTATTATACCAGTTATTACACCAGTTATGATACCAGTTATTACACCAATTATATCACCAGTTATTATACCAGTTATTATACCAGTTATTACACCAGTTATTATACCAGTTATTATACCAGTTATTACACCAGTTATTACACCAATTATATCACCAGTTATTATACCAGTTATTATACCAGTTATTACACCAATTATTATACCAGTTATTACACCAGTTATTATACCAGTTATTACACCAAATATATCACCAGTTATTATACCAGTTATTATACCAGTTATTATACCAGTTATTACACCAATTATACCACCAGTTATTACACCAGTTATTACACCAGTTATTACACCAATTATACCAGTTATTACACCGGTTATTACACCAATTATACCACCAGTTATTACACCAGTTATTACACCAGTTATAATACCAGTTATTACACCAGTTATTATACCAGTTATTACACCAGTTATTACACCAATTATACCACCAGTTATTACACCAGTTATTATACCAGTTATTACACCAGTTATTACATCAGTTATTATACCAGTTATTACACCAGTTATTATACCAGTTATTACACCAGTTATTATACCAGTTATTACACCAGTTATTATACCAGTTATTACACCAGTTATTATACCAGTTATTACACCAGTTATTACACCAGTTATTATACCAGTTCTTGACGGAGCGAGTGCTTCTGTTCCAGATCAGCTGAACTACGCCGACTCGGTGATCAACAAAGTGAAGTCGATGCAGAAACAGAAAGACGCCGACACGTACGTGTGACCTCGCCTCAATGTTGACGCTGTGACATCACAGGGTTGTCCCTGACTAACtgactgtgattggctgttcCTTGCAGGTTCAGAGTGAAGGACAAGTCGGACCGTGCCACAGTTGAACAGGTGAGACGCTTTTATTTAGAAAAGGCCTGACAGGAAGTGGCCAGCAGGATGGACAGTATGAACACAACCGGTTGAGTGGAGCGCTAGCTGAGGCAACGTTAGCTTGGCTAAGTTCAGACAGAACTGCACAGAAGCAATGTAACGTTTCTGCTGAGGACACCATGTTTAGCTAGCcaggtcctaccagactctggtccattagcctggtcctaccagactctggtccattagcctggtcctaccagactccggtccattagcctggtcctaccagactctggtacactagcctggtcctaccagactctggtccattagcctggtcctaccagactccggtacactagcctggtcctaccagactccggtccattagcctggtcctaccagactccggtacactagcctggtcctaccagactccggtccattagcctggtcctaccagactctggtacactagcctggtcctaccagactccggtccattagcctggtcctaccagactccggtccactagcctggtcctaccagactccggtccattagcctggtcctaccagactccggtccattagcctggtcctaccagactccggtccattagcctggtcctaccagactctggtcaattagcctggtcctaccagactccggtccactagcctggtcctaccagactccggtccattagcctggtcctaccagactctggtacactagcctggtcctaccagactctggtccattggCCTTGTCCtcccagactctggtacaccggcctggtcctaccagactctggtccattagcctggtcctaccagactctgctccactagcctggtcctaccagactctggtccactagcctggtcctaccagaatctggtccattagcctggtcctaccagactctggtccattggcctggtcctaccagactctggtccattagcctggtcctacagACTCTGGTACAATCAGCTGATTGTTGATGATCAGCTGATTGTTGTTAATGTCAGCTGATTATTGTTGTCCATCAGCTGACTGTTGTTATTGACATCAGCTGACTGTTGTTGTTGACATCAGCTGACTGTTGTTGTTGACGTCAGCTGACTGTTGTTGTTGACGTCAGCTGACTGTTGTTGTTGACGTCAGCTGACTGTTGTTGACATCAGCTGACTGTTGTTGTTCCTGGTGCAGGTTTTAGATCCCCGGACCAGAATGATTCTCTTCAAGATGTTGAGTCGAGGCGTCATCTGTGAAATCAACGGCTGCATCAGCACCGGCAAGGAGGTCAGATTCACTCATTCATAATCACTCATTCATAATCACTCATACATATTCACTCATTAATGTTCACTCATTCATATTCACTCATTCATAATCACTCATTCATATTCATCACTCATTCATAATCACTCATTCATATTCATTCATGTTCACTCATTCATATTCACTCATTCATATTCACTCATTCATATTCATTCATTAACTCTTTCATATTCACTCATTCATATTCACTCATTAACTCATTCATATTCACTAATTAACTCATTCATATTCATCACTCATTCATATTCACTCATTAACTCATTCATATTCACTAATTAACTCATTCATATTCATCACTCATTCATATTCACTAATTAACTCATTCATATTCATCACTCATTCATATTCACTAATTAACTCATTCATATTCATCACTCATTCATATTCACTCATTCATATTCATTCATTAACTCATTCATATTCACTAATACACTGATTTAAACCACAGACCGTGTCTAAAGATGGGTTTTACTGTCAGCGGGATCTGATCATGTGATTACAGATGAACGTGTGATTACAGATGAACGTGTGATTGGAGATGAACGTGTGATTACAGATGAACGTGTGATTACAGATGAACGCCTGATTACAGATGAACTTGTGATTTCAGATGAACGTGTGATTACAGATGAACTTGTGATTTCAGATGAACGCGTGATTACAGATGAACGTGTGATTTCAGATGAACGCGTGATTACAGATGAACGTGTGATTACAGATGAACGTGTGATTACAGATGAACGTGTGATTACAGATGAACTTGTGATTTCAGATGAACGTGTGATTACAGATGAACTTGTGATTTCAGATGAACGTGTGATTACAGATGAAAGTGTGATTTCAGATGAACGTCTGATTACTGATGAATGTGTGATTACAGATGAACGTGTGATTTCAGATGAACGTGTGATTACTGATTACAGATTAACGTGTGATTTCAGATGAACGTGTGATTACTGATTAC
This Sander lucioperca isolate FBNREF2018 chromosome 9, SLUC_FBN_1.2, whole genome shotgun sequence DNA region includes the following protein-coding sequences:
- the LOC116065595 gene encoding LOW QUALITY PROTEIN: serine/threonine-protein kinase RIO1-like (The sequence of the model RefSeq protein was modified relative to this genomic sequence to represent the inferred CDS: inserted 1 base in 1 codon), which produces MSAVGCVPGQFDDVDEDSVQSESRICDDVTLQPPSDRQEEEEEYYDEDDDEDDDEEWAWRSAGDLTKRYNALSCQSNRQNPSNKMLPSAPSDKSLRKYEHKINLDQLNYADSVINKVKSMQKQKDADTFRVKDKSDRATVEQVLDPRTRMILFKMLSRGVICEINGCISTGKEANVYHAGTASGDSRAIKIYKTSILLFKDRDKYVSGEFRFRHGYCKGNPRKMVRTWAEKEMRNLIRLQTAGIPSPEPLLLRSHVLLMSFIGKDNMPAPLLKKRLXCRRPELYLQVLQNMRRMFQEARLVHADLSEFNML